From Mycolicibacterium nivoides, a single genomic window includes:
- a CDS encoding ABC transporter permease, translated as MSYDATLRFRRLFRGVPKVVDNVGEQALFYGETMRYLPNAINRYRKETIRLVAEMTMGAGALVMIGGTVGVAAFLTLASGGVIAVQGYSSLGNIGIEALTGFLSAFLNVRIVAPVIAGIALAATIGAGATAQLGAMRVAEEIDAVEAMAVHAVSYLVSTRLLAGLIAIVPLYSLSVLAAFFAARFTTVFINGQSAGLYDHYFNTFLIPSDLLWSFLQAIVMAIAVMLVHTYYGYNASGGPVGVGIAVGQAVRTSLIVVVTITLFISLAVYGASGNFNLSG; from the coding sequence ATGAGCTATGACGCCACACTCCGCTTCCGCCGGCTGTTCCGCGGCGTACCCAAGGTCGTCGACAACGTCGGCGAGCAGGCGCTGTTCTACGGCGAGACCATGCGGTACCTGCCGAACGCCATCAACCGCTACCGCAAGGAGACCATCCGGCTGGTAGCCGAGATGACCATGGGCGCAGGCGCCCTGGTGATGATCGGCGGCACCGTCGGCGTCGCGGCCTTCCTCACCCTGGCCTCCGGCGGTGTGATCGCGGTGCAGGGTTATTCGTCGCTCGGCAACATCGGCATCGAGGCCCTGACCGGCTTCCTGTCGGCGTTCCTCAACGTGCGCATCGTGGCACCGGTGATCGCCGGTATCGCCCTGGCCGCCACGATCGGCGCGGGCGCAACCGCCCAGCTCGGCGCGATGCGGGTGGCCGAGGAGATCGACGCCGTCGAAGCGATGGCGGTCCATGCGGTGTCCTACCTGGTCTCGACCCGGTTGCTGGCCGGCCTGATCGCGATCGTGCCGCTGTACTCGCTGTCGGTGCTGGCCGCGTTCTTCGCCGCGAGGTTCACCACGGTGTTCATCAACGGTCAGTCGGCGGGTCTGTACGACCACTACTTCAATACGTTCCTGATACCCAGCGACCTGCTCTGGTCGTTCCTGCAGGCGATCGTGATGGCGATCGCGGTGATGCTGGTGCATACCTATTACGGCTACAACGCATCCGGCGGGCCGGTCGGCGTGGGCATTGCGGTCGGTCAGGCGGTGCGTACCTCACTGATCGTCGTCGTCACCATCACGCTGTTCATCTCCCTGGCCGTCTACGGCGCGTCCGGCAACTTCAACCTTTCCGGGTAG
- a CDS encoding MlaE family ABC transporter permease, with protein sequence MIEQLAVPARAVGGFVEMSLDTFAKMFRRPFQFKEFLDQTWMIARVSLVPTLLVAIPFTVLVAFTLNILLREIGAADLSGAGTAFGTITQLGPVVTVLVVAGAGATAICADLGARTIREEIDAMRVLGIDPIQRLVVPRVLASTFVALLLNGLVCAIGLAGGYVFSVFLQGVNPGSFINGLTVLTGLGELVLAEIKALLFGVVAGLVGCYRGLTVKGGPKGVGNAVNETVVYAFICLFVINVIMTAIGVRVLVR encoded by the coding sequence TTGATCGAACAGCTTGCGGTTCCGGCCCGGGCCGTGGGCGGCTTCGTCGAGATGTCCTTGGACACCTTCGCCAAGATGTTCCGTCGACCGTTCCAGTTCAAAGAGTTTCTGGATCAGACCTGGATGATCGCCCGGGTCTCGTTGGTGCCGACCCTGCTGGTCGCCATCCCGTTCACGGTCTTGGTCGCGTTTACCCTCAACATCCTCCTTCGCGAGATCGGTGCCGCGGACCTCTCCGGCGCCGGCACCGCCTTCGGCACCATCACCCAGCTCGGCCCGGTGGTGACCGTGCTGGTGGTGGCCGGCGCGGGCGCCACGGCGATCTGCGCCGACCTGGGTGCCCGCACCATCCGCGAAGAGATCGACGCCATGCGCGTGCTGGGCATCGATCCGATCCAGCGACTGGTCGTGCCCCGCGTGCTGGCCTCGACCTTCGTGGCGCTGCTGCTCAACGGTCTGGTCTGTGCGATCGGCCTCGCCGGTGGCTATGTCTTCTCAGTGTTCCTGCAGGGCGTCAACCCGGGTTCCTTCATCAACGGCCTGACGGTGCTGACCGGCCTCGGCGAGCTCGTGCTGGCCGAGATCAAGGCGCTGTTGTTCGGCGTGGTCGCCGGCCTGGTCGGCTGCTACCGCGGTTTGACCGTAAAAGGAGGCCCGAAGGGTGTCGGTAACGCTGTGAACGAAACGGTGGTCTACGCCTTCATCTGCCTGTTCGTGATCAACGTGATCATGACGGCCATCGGGGTCCGGGTGCTCGTGCGATGA
- a CDS encoding virulence factor Mce family protein — MTQESSVSSGRNRWMRIGLAVLLLAVLAVGVYQVWPSRTGPKLTAYFTNAVGLYPGDEVRIVGVPVGTIDSIEPRPSDVKIEMTLDRGIKVPADAKALILSPNLVSARFIQLTPAYTEGDVMADGASIGLDRTGVPVEWDEVKEQLTQLSSQLGPQANSVQGPIAAFVDQAATTFDGNGDSFRNALRELSQTAGRLGDSRTDLFGTVKNLQVLVNALSNSNEQIVQFTNHVASVSQVLADSSNGLDQTLGTLNQALGDVRGFLNENNDALIAQVGKLADFTQILTDHSDDIEQILHVTPNGLANFYNIYNPAQGTVGGLLSLPNFANPTQFICGGTFDIGANPDNYKRAEICRQRMGPVLRRITMNYPPVLFHPVNSITAYKGQIMYDTPATEAKSETPVPYLQWQNAPGVTPPQIPHDATLSSLILPPDAPAPAPGTGVGPAPGPAPAPAEAGAGG; from the coding sequence ATGACCCAAGAGAGTTCGGTGTCGTCCGGTCGTAACCGGTGGATGCGCATCGGCCTGGCCGTGTTGCTGCTGGCGGTGCTCGCCGTCGGCGTGTACCAGGTGTGGCCGTCGCGGACGGGTCCCAAGCTCACGGCGTACTTCACCAACGCCGTCGGCCTGTACCCCGGCGACGAGGTTCGGATCGTCGGTGTGCCGGTGGGCACGATCGACTCGATCGAGCCGCGGCCCTCGGACGTCAAGATCGAGATGACCCTCGACCGCGGCATCAAGGTGCCCGCCGATGCCAAGGCGCTGATCCTCTCGCCGAACCTGGTGTCGGCCAGGTTCATTCAGTTGACGCCGGCCTACACCGAGGGCGACGTGATGGCCGACGGCGCGTCGATCGGGCTGGACCGCACCGGCGTCCCGGTCGAATGGGACGAGGTCAAAGAGCAACTCACGCAGCTCAGTTCACAACTCGGACCGCAGGCCAACTCGGTCCAGGGTCCGATCGCGGCATTCGTCGACCAGGCCGCCACCACGTTCGACGGCAACGGCGACTCGTTCCGCAACGCACTGAGGGAGCTGTCCCAGACCGCGGGCCGGTTGGGTGATTCCCGCACCGATCTGTTCGGCACGGTGAAGAACCTTCAGGTCCTCGTCAACGCGTTGTCCAACAGCAACGAACAGATCGTGCAGTTCACCAATCACGTTGCGTCCGTGTCGCAGGTACTGGCCGACAGCTCCAACGGCCTCGATCAGACCCTGGGCACGCTGAACCAGGCTTTGGGCGATGTCCGCGGATTCCTGAACGAGAACAACGACGCGTTGATCGCCCAGGTGGGCAAGCTGGCGGACTTCACCCAGATCCTCACCGACCACAGTGACGACATCGAGCAGATCCTGCACGTCACGCCCAATGGTCTGGCGAACTTCTACAACATCTACAACCCGGCCCAGGGCACCGTCGGTGGCCTGCTGTCACTGCCCAACTTCGCCAACCCGACGCAGTTCATCTGTGGTGGCACCTTCGACATCGGCGCCAACCCGGACAACTACAAGCGCGCCGAGATCTGCAGGCAGCGGATGGGTCCGGTGCTGCGCCGCATCACGATGAACTACCCGCCGGTGCTGTTCCACCCGGTCAACAGCATCACCGCCTACAAGGGTCAGATCATGTACGACACCCCGGCGACCGAGGCCAAGTCGGAGACCCCGGTGCCGTACCTGCAGTGGCAGAACGCCCCGGGCGTGACGCCGCCGCAGATCCCGCATGACGCGACGCTGAGTTCGCTGATCCTGCCGCCGGATGCACCCGCGCCCGCACCCGGAACAGGAGTCGGTCCCGCGCCCGGACCTGCGCCCGCGCCTGCTGAGGCTGGTGCCGGCGGATGA
- a CDS encoding MCE family protein, with protein sequence MASSARPDRTMLKVSIFTIAMLLVAAMLVVVFGEFRFASENSYHATFSQASRLKAGQDVRIAGVPVGTVNEVKLNPDNTVDVKFDLNKRYQLYTSSRAKVRYENLVGDRYLEITSGPGELRKLAPGGTIPQQNTQPALDLDALLGGLRPVMKGLDGNKVNEISNAIIEMLQGQGGALANMLTSTSAFTQNLAARDQLIGDVITNLNTVLGTVDEKGAQFDSSVDELQKLISGLSEGRDPIAGAIAPLASAENDLTDMLDKSRRPLQAVIENARPLAQRLDERKADVNKVIEPLAENYLRLNGLGAYGSFFNIYYCSIRMKVNGPAGSDILIPFGGPPDPSKGRCSENG encoded by the coding sequence ATGGCGTCCAGTGCGCGTCCTGACCGGACCATGCTCAAGGTCAGCATCTTCACCATCGCCATGCTGTTGGTGGCGGCCATGCTGGTCGTGGTGTTCGGCGAATTCCGGTTCGCCTCGGAGAACAGCTACCACGCCACGTTCAGCCAGGCTTCGAGACTGAAGGCCGGCCAGGACGTCCGCATCGCGGGCGTGCCGGTCGGCACGGTCAACGAGGTCAAGCTCAACCCGGACAACACGGTCGACGTGAAATTCGACCTCAACAAGCGCTACCAGCTCTACACGTCGAGCCGGGCCAAGGTGCGCTACGAGAACCTGGTCGGCGACCGGTATCTGGAGATCACGTCGGGCCCCGGCGAGCTGCGCAAGCTTGCGCCCGGGGGGACCATCCCGCAGCAGAACACCCAGCCCGCACTGGATCTCGACGCGCTGCTGGGCGGACTGCGGCCGGTGATGAAAGGCCTTGACGGCAACAAGGTCAACGAGATCTCCAACGCGATCATCGAGATGCTGCAGGGTCAGGGCGGAGCGCTGGCGAACATGCTGACCAGCACGAGCGCATTCACCCAGAACCTGGCCGCCCGCGACCAGTTGATCGGTGACGTGATCACCAACCTCAACACGGTGCTGGGCACCGTCGACGAGAAGGGCGCGCAGTTCGACTCCAGCGTCGACGAATTGCAGAAGCTCATCTCCGGCCTGTCCGAGGGGCGCGACCCGATCGCCGGCGCCATCGCACCGCTGGCCTCGGCCGAGAACGACCTGACCGACATGCTGGACAAGTCGCGTCGTCCGCTGCAGGCCGTCATCGAGAACGCGCGGCCGTTGGCGCAGCGCCTCGACGAACGCAAGGCCGACGTCAACAAGGTGATCGAACCGCTGGCCGAGAACTACCTGCGGCTCAACGGACTCGGCGCCTACGGCTCGTTCTTCAACATCTACTACTGCTCGATCCGGATGAAGGTCAACGGACCGGCCGGTAGCGACATTCTGATTCCGTTCGGCGGCCCGCCGGACCCGTCGAAGGGGAGGTGCTCGGAGAATGGCTAA
- a CDS encoding 3-oxoacyl-ACP reductase: protein MTDAQIDLSGKVAVVTGAAAGLGRAEAVDLAKAGATVVVNDMAGALESSDVLDEIAAAGSKGVAVAGDISARSTADELVATADGLGGLDIVVNNAGITRDRILFNMSDEEWDAVIAVHLRGHFLLTRNAAVYWRNKAKAGDGTVYGRIINTSSEAGLSGPVGQPNYGAAKAGITALTVSAARALERFGVRANAIAPRARTAMTVGVFGDAPEGQVDPLSTDHVVTLVRFLAAPASEAVNGQLFIVYGPTVTLVAPPTAEKHFTANSDAWNPADLSGTLHDYFADRDLGRGFSATELMDSRD, encoded by the coding sequence ATGACCGACGCTCAGATTGATCTGTCCGGAAAAGTGGCGGTGGTCACTGGTGCCGCCGCGGGCTTGGGTCGCGCCGAGGCGGTCGACCTGGCCAAGGCCGGGGCGACCGTGGTGGTCAACGACATGGCCGGCGCACTGGAGTCCTCTGACGTCCTCGACGAGATCGCGGCCGCCGGCTCCAAGGGTGTCGCCGTTGCCGGGGACATCAGCGCGCGCTCGACCGCCGACGAGCTGGTCGCCACCGCCGATGGTCTGGGTGGCCTGGACATCGTCGTCAACAACGCGGGCATCACCCGCGACCGGATCCTGTTCAACATGAGCGACGAGGAGTGGGACGCGGTCATCGCGGTGCACCTGCGCGGCCACTTCCTGTTGACCCGCAATGCCGCGGTCTACTGGCGCAACAAGGCCAAGGCGGGGGACGGCACGGTCTACGGCCGGATCATCAACACCTCGTCGGAGGCCGGGCTGTCGGGTCCCGTCGGTCAGCCCAACTACGGCGCCGCCAAGGCGGGCATCACCGCGCTCACGGTGTCGGCCGCCCGCGCCCTGGAGCGCTTCGGTGTACGGGCCAACGCGATCGCACCGCGGGCCCGTACCGCAATGACCGTGGGCGTCTTCGGGGATGCGCCCGAAGGCCAGGTCGACCCGCTGTCGACCGACCATGTCGTCACCCTTGTGCGATTCCTGGCCGCGCCCGCGTCCGAAGCTGTCAACGGTCAGCTGTTCATCGTCTATGGTCCAACTGTCACGTTGGTCGCGCCGCCCACAGCGGAGAAGCATTTCACTGCGAACTCCGATGCCTGGAACCCGGCAGACCTCAGCGGGACGTTGCACGATTACTTTGCTGATCGTGACCTGGGGCGTGGATTCTCGGCCACTGAGCTGATGGATTCACGAGACTGA
- a CDS encoding MCE family protein has product MMRGKALRGKASRFSGRTLAIGSGAMLLAGCQFGGLNSLNMPGTAGHGAGSYNVTVELPDVATLPQNSPVMVDDVTVGSVSGLDAMQRPDGSFYAAVQLSLDGDVKLPANAVARVAQTSLLGSQHVQLSEPVDEPAQGQLREGSNISLSQTSRYPTTEEVLSSLGMVVNKGNLGALQDITDEAYAAVAGRAGSFAELIPRLAELTSSLDQQTNDIIAAADGLNRFASILARSKDNLGRTLDTLPGALKVLNDNRSNIIEAFTALRGFAEVGSRILSSTKDDFAADIKDLYPVIKAFNDNADDFIKDLEFLPTFPFHYKYLRNAVRGDYLNVFVTFDLTLRRFGESIFTTGGFDPNMKHLDEVINPPDWLTGEMANLSGQAADPFKIPAGTATQHEEKP; this is encoded by the coding sequence ATGATGAGGGGTAAAGCATTGAGGGGTAAGGCATCCCGGTTCAGCGGACGCACGCTGGCGATCGGCAGCGGCGCGATGCTGCTGGCCGGCTGCCAGTTCGGCGGGCTCAACTCGCTCAACATGCCCGGCACGGCCGGGCACGGGGCGGGGTCCTACAATGTCACCGTGGAGTTGCCCGATGTGGCGACCCTGCCGCAGAACTCGCCGGTGATGGTCGACGACGTCACGGTGGGCAGTGTGTCCGGTCTGGACGCCATGCAGCGTCCGGACGGCAGCTTCTACGCGGCGGTACAGCTGTCGTTGGATGGCGACGTAAAGCTCCCGGCGAATGCCGTTGCGCGCGTTGCCCAGACATCGCTGCTGGGTTCTCAGCACGTGCAGTTGTCCGAACCGGTTGACGAACCGGCGCAGGGGCAGTTGCGCGAGGGTTCCAACATCTCGCTGTCGCAGACCAGCCGCTACCCGACCACCGAGGAAGTGCTGTCCTCATTGGGCATGGTGGTGAACAAGGGCAATCTCGGTGCGCTGCAGGACATCACCGATGAGGCCTACGCCGCGGTGGCAGGCAGGGCCGGAAGTTTCGCCGAGCTGATCCCGCGCCTGGCCGAGCTGACCTCATCGCTGGACCAGCAGACCAACGACATCATCGCCGCGGCCGACGGGCTGAACCGCTTCGCTTCGATCCTGGCCCGCAGCAAGGACAACCTGGGCCGCACGTTGGACACCCTGCCCGGGGCGCTCAAGGTGCTCAACGACAACCGCTCCAACATCATCGAGGCGTTCACCGCGCTGCGCGGCTTCGCCGAGGTGGGCTCGCGGATCCTGTCGTCGACCAAGGACGATTTCGCGGCCGACATCAAGGATCTCTATCCGGTGATCAAGGCATTCAACGACAACGCCGACGATTTCATCAAGGACCTGGAGTTCCTGCCCACGTTCCCGTTCCACTACAAGTACTTGCGCAACGCGGTCCGCGGTGACTACCTGAACGTGTTCGTCACGTTCGACCTGACACTGCGCCGGTTCGGCGAGTCGATCTTCACCACGGGCGGATTCGACCCGAACATGAAGCACCTCGACGAGGTGATCAATCCGCCGGACTGGCTGACCGGAGAGATGGCCAACCTGTCCGGACAGGCCGCCGACCCGTTCAAGATCCCCGCCGGAACTGCCACCCAGCACGAGGAGAAGCCGTAA
- a CDS encoding MCE family protein: MIDRLTRMQLMIFGVVTVLTVGAISLFYLHLPAAVGIGTYHVNANFLTGGGIYSNANVTYRGVTVGRVDSVGLAPDGVVARMQLNSSTAIPDNVTATVKSVSAVGEQYIDLIPPESPSTGKLRNGATIDQQNTRVGQDIAGMLHEADTLVSSIGNSRLQDLLRETFKAFNGSGPELARLIESSRLLIDEANASSGETTQLIDQAGPFLEAQMRSGDNIRSLADGLARFTGEVNKADPQLRATLKTVPGTTEAANTAFSGIRPTFPVLAANLANFGRIGVIYSKSLEQALVIFPALMAALNTVAGGVPVDEGGKLDFKVDLGDAPPCLTGFLPPTQTRSPADLTLRDLPTDMYCKTAQNDPSVVRGARNYPCQEFPGKRAPTIQLCRDPNGYIPVGSNPWRGPPVPYGTPIEDGRNILPPNKFPNIPPQVDPDPGPPVVQLPPGVEPGPGPAPHAPFPLPVPPNKPGTPPPPWPYFAPPDQIVPPYGRTPPGAPEAAPAPEAPAPAPDAPLPAEAPPLASAPGIGTYDQHSGVFADADGGTGVYAAGADNLAPAETWVDLMLDPRQA, encoded by the coding sequence ATGATCGACCGGCTGACCCGCATGCAGTTGATGATCTTCGGGGTCGTCACCGTCCTCACCGTCGGCGCGATCTCGCTGTTCTATCTGCATCTGCCTGCTGCCGTGGGTATCGGCACGTATCACGTCAACGCCAACTTCCTCACCGGTGGCGGGATCTACTCGAACGCCAACGTCACCTACCGCGGTGTGACGGTCGGCCGGGTGGATTCGGTGGGCCTGGCCCCCGACGGCGTGGTCGCCAGGATGCAGCTGAACAGCAGCACGGCGATCCCGGACAACGTCACCGCGACGGTCAAGAGCGTCTCGGCAGTCGGTGAGCAGTACATCGATCTGATTCCGCCGGAGTCACCGTCGACCGGCAAGTTGCGCAACGGTGCGACCATCGATCAACAGAACACCCGGGTCGGCCAGGACATCGCGGGCATGCTGCACGAGGCCGACACGCTGGTCAGCAGTATCGGAAACAGCCGCTTGCAGGATCTGCTGCGCGAGACGTTCAAGGCGTTCAACGGATCCGGGCCCGAACTGGCGCGGCTCATCGAGTCCTCGCGCCTGCTGATCGATGAGGCCAACGCCAGTTCCGGCGAGACCACCCAGCTGATCGACCAGGCCGGGCCGTTCCTGGAAGCGCAGATGCGCAGCGGTGACAACATCCGGTCGCTGGCCGACGGGCTCGCGAGGTTCACCGGTGAGGTGAACAAGGCCGACCCGCAGCTGCGCGCCACCCTCAAGACCGTGCCTGGCACCACCGAGGCGGCCAACACCGCGTTCAGCGGTATCCGCCCGACGTTCCCGGTGCTGGCGGCCAACCTGGCCAACTTCGGCCGGATCGGCGTGATCTACAGCAAGTCGCTCGAGCAGGCGCTGGTGATCTTCCCGGCCCTGATGGCGGCACTGAACACAGTCGCCGGCGGTGTGCCGGTCGACGAGGGCGGCAAGCTCGACTTCAAGGTCGACCTGGGCGATGCGCCGCCGTGCCTGACGGGTTTCCTCCCGCCGACCCAGACCCGGTCCCCGGCCGATCTGACCCTGCGGGATCTGCCGACCGACATGTACTGCAAGACCGCACAGAACGATCCGTCCGTGGTGCGTGGCGCGCGCAACTACCCGTGCCAGGAGTTCCCGGGCAAGCGGGCACCCACGATCCAGTTGTGCCGCGACCCCAACGGCTACATTCCCGTGGGCTCCAACCCGTGGCGCGGTCCGCCGGTGCCGTACGGCACGCCGATCGAGGACGGGCGCAACATCCTGCCGCCCAACAAGTTCCCGAACATCCCGCCGCAGGTCGACCCGGATCCGGGTCCGCCGGTGGTGCAGTTGCCGCCGGGTGTCGAGCCGGGCCCGGGGCCGGCGCCGCACGCGCCGTTCCCGCTGCCGGTGCCGCCGAACAAGCCGGGCACCCCGCCGCCGCCGTGGCCGTACTTCGCGCCGCCGGACCAGATCGTGCCCCCGTACGGCCGGACGCCTCCGGGAGCGCCCGAAGCGGCACCGGCGCCGGAAGCGCCCGCACCGGCTCCGGATGCACCCTTGCCGGCCGAGGCACCACCTCTGGCCAGCGCTCCAGGGATCGGCACCTACGATCAGCACAGTGGGGTCTTCGCTGACGCCGACGGAGGCACCGGCGTGTATGCGGCCGGCGCCGACAATCTGGCACCCGCGGAGACCTGGGTAGACCTGATGCTGGATCCAAGGCAGGCTTGA
- a CDS encoding mammalian cell entry protein translates to MTEETASNQRPVRRRASRAAGPTGAAPAGEVTTTTVVVESSTTTAPRVPKLTPLKAPPRRRAHGGLVALAAAVALGLGTVALGVLGYVMLGQQRAVDDVQARNERFVDTGEQTVINMFSYTQDTIDESVSRFIDGTSGPLRDMMSQGNNADNLKALFRDTKASSEAVVNGAALEKVDEIAGNASVLVAVRVTVADMDGVNSPTRPYRLRVIVHEDDNGHMTGYDLKYPDGGN, encoded by the coding sequence ATGACGGAAGAAACGGCCTCGAATCAGAGGCCGGTGCGTAGGCGCGCGTCCAGGGCGGCCGGCCCGACCGGGGCCGCGCCCGCCGGCGAGGTGACCACAACCACCGTGGTGGTCGAATCATCGACCACCACGGCACCCAGGGTGCCGAAGCTGACACCGCTGAAGGCACCGCCCCGGCGGCGTGCCCACGGCGGGCTGGTGGCGCTGGCGGCGGCCGTGGCACTCGGCCTGGGGACCGTGGCGCTGGGTGTGCTCGGGTACGTCATGCTCGGCCAGCAGCGGGCCGTGGACGATGTGCAGGCCCGCAACGAGCGCTTCGTCGACACGGGCGAGCAGACCGTGATCAACATGTTCAGCTACACCCAGGACACCATCGACGAGAGCGTGAGCCGCTTCATCGACGGCACGAGTGGCCCGCTGCGCGACATGATGAGCCAGGGCAACAACGCCGACAATCTCAAAGCACTGTTCCGTGACACCAAGGCCAGCTCGGAAGCCGTGGTGAACGGAGCGGCGCTGGAGAAGGTGGACGAGATCGCCGGGAATGCGTCGGTGCTGGTGGCGGTGCGCGTCACGGTCGCCGACATGGACGGCGTCAATTCTCCGACCCGTCCGTACCGGTTGCGGGTGATCGTGCACGAGGACGACAACGGCCACATGACCGGATACGACCTCAAGTACCCCGACGGTGGAAACTGA
- a CDS encoding MCE family protein, which produces MADAPSKHRRHVRIAAAILAAILAAAVVFTYLSYTAAFTPTDTVSLTAPRAGLVMERDAKVKYRGIQIGKVTDIAYAGGEAKLTLSIKRGEMRYIPSNATVRIAGNTIFGAKSVEFQPPAEPQPTSLRPGSTVAAKDVQLEVNTLFQTLSDVLNKIDPVSLNATLTALGEGLRGHGDDLGAAITGLNGYLAQINPKLPTLRDDFAKAAAVANIYGDAGPDLARIVDNVPALNKTIVDEKTNLNATLLAATGLANNGTATLQPAADDYIAAIQRLRAPLKVASDYSPEFGCVLKGVSVGVDRFAPIIGGIRPGLFVSSNFLPGAPAYTYPESLPIVNASGGPNCRGLPDIPSKQFGGSWYHAPFLVTDNAYVPFQPNTEVQFDAPATLQFLFNGAFAERDRF; this is translated from the coding sequence ATGGCAGACGCACCCTCCAAGCACCGTCGTCATGTCAGGATCGCCGCTGCGATCCTGGCGGCGATCCTGGCCGCCGCAGTGGTCTTCACCTACCTGTCCTACACAGCTGCCTTCACGCCGACCGACACCGTCAGCCTGACCGCGCCGCGGGCCGGCCTGGTGATGGAGCGCGACGCCAAGGTGAAGTACCGCGGCATCCAGATCGGCAAGGTCACCGACATTGCGTACGCCGGCGGCGAGGCGAAGCTGACGCTGTCCATCAAGCGTGGCGAGATGCGCTACATCCCGTCCAACGCCACGGTGCGGATCGCGGGCAACACGATCTTCGGTGCGAAGTCGGTGGAGTTCCAGCCACCTGCGGAGCCGCAGCCGACCTCGCTGCGCCCGGGTAGCACGGTGGCTGCCAAGGACGTGCAGCTCGAGGTCAACACGCTCTTCCAGACGCTGTCGGATGTGCTCAACAAGATCGACCCGGTCAGCCTGAACGCCACCCTCACCGCTCTCGGCGAGGGCCTGCGCGGCCACGGGGACGACCTCGGTGCGGCCATCACGGGACTCAACGGTTATCTGGCGCAGATCAATCCGAAGTTGCCGACGCTGCGCGACGACTTCGCGAAGGCCGCCGCGGTAGCCAACATCTACGGTGACGCCGGGCCGGACCTGGCGCGCATCGTCGACAATGTGCCCGCCCTGAACAAGACGATCGTCGACGAGAAGACCAACCTCAACGCCACGCTGCTGGCCGCGACCGGCCTGGCGAACAACGGCACCGCGACCCTGCAGCCGGCCGCCGACGACTACATCGCCGCCATTCAGCGGCTGCGGGCACCGTTGAAGGTGGCCAGCGACTACTCACCCGAGTTCGGCTGTGTGCTGAAGGGTGTGTCGGTCGGTGTGGACCGGTTCGCGCCGATCATCGGTGGTATCCGGCCCGGTCTGTTCGTGTCGTCGAACTTCCTGCCCGGCGCCCCGGCGTACACCTATCCGGAGAGCCTGCCGATCGTGAACGCCTCGGGCGGCCCCAACTGCCGTGGCCTGCCGGACATCCCGTCCAAGCAGTTCGGTGGCAGCTGGTACCACGCACCGTTCCTGGTGACCGACAACGCCTACGTGCCGTTCCAGCCGAACACCGAGGTGCAGTTCGACGCCCCGGCGACCCTGCAGTTCCTGTTCAATGGCGCGTTCGCGGAAAGGGATCGCTTCTGA
- a CDS encoding virulence factor Mce family protein — protein sequence MAKRDGDTALRTGIFGIALVACVVLVSFGYTGLPFFPQGKKYEAYFSDAGGIDPGNDVNVSGIAVGKVTGVALAGDTAKVSFTVDRNIKIGDQSLVAIKTETVLGQKSLSVTPKGSGSSTVIPLGRTTTPYTLNTALQDLGQNVSELDKPKFEQALQTLTDTLRDATPQLRGALDGVANLSRSINKRDEALEGLLAHAKRVSDLLASRAGQVNQLVTDGNQLFAALDERRQALSNLIAGIDDVSRQLSGFVADNRKEFKPALEKLNLVMDNLLERKEHIGEALRRLPPYATTLAEVVGNGPGFNINLYGLPPASMSEVLLDTYFQPGKLPDSLADMLRGYISERTIVRPKSP from the coding sequence ATGGCTAAGCGCGACGGCGACACAGCGCTACGCACCGGGATCTTCGGGATCGCCCTGGTGGCATGCGTGGTGCTGGTGTCCTTCGGCTATACCGGGCTTCCCTTCTTCCCTCAGGGCAAGAAGTACGAGGCGTATTTCAGCGACGCCGGCGGGATCGATCCGGGCAACGACGTCAACGTCTCCGGCATCGCGGTCGGCAAGGTCACCGGGGTGGCGCTGGCCGGTGACACCGCCAAGGTCAGCTTCACCGTGGATCGCAACATCAAGATCGGCGATCAGTCACTGGTGGCGATCAAGACCGAAACCGTGCTGGGTCAGAAGTCGCTCTCGGTGACGCCGAAGGGCAGTGGGTCCTCGACGGTGATCCCGTTGGGACGCACCACGACTCCCTACACGCTCAACACGGCCCTGCAGGACCTGGGGCAGAACGTCTCCGAACTGGACAAGCCGAAGTTCGAGCAGGCCCTCCAGACCTTGACCGACACCCTGCGTGATGCCACACCGCAGTTGCGGGGCGCGCTGGACGGTGTGGCCAACCTGTCGCGCAGCATCAACAAGCGCGATGAGGCCCTCGAAGGATTGCTTGCGCACGCCAAGCGGGTGTCGGATCTGCTGGCATCGCGCGCCGGTCAGGTCAACCAGCTGGTCACCGACGGCAACCAGCTGTTCGCCGCGCTCGACGAGCGCAGGCAGGCGCTGAGCAATCTGATCGCCGGCATCGACGATGTGTCCAGGCAGCTCTCGGGATTCGTCGCCGACAACCGCAAGGAGTTCAAGCCGGCGCTGGAGAAGCTCAACCTGGTGATGGACAACCTGCTGGAGCGCAAAGAGCACATCGGCGAGGCGTTGCGCCGCCTGCCGCCGTACGCGACCACCCTCGCCGAGGTGGTCGGCAACGGTCCGGGCTTCAACATCAACCTGTACGGCTTGCCGCCGGCGTCGATGTCCGAGGTGCTGCTCGATACCTACTTCCAGCCGGGGAAGCTGCCCGACAGCCTCGCCGACATGCTGCGTGGATACATCTCCGAACGCACGATCGTTAGGCCGAAATCGCCATGA